The genomic segment TCAGACAAACGAGCAACATGACCTCAAACAACATCAGTATCTGCAGCTCACAGTGACATGATGGTCCACACAAACACGTCTATTAATACAGTTCTCTGGTCACCGGTCAGAGAATAAAGTTTCAAAGAGCAGGCTGACTGGAACATGACTCATCTCCCAGTGGATCCAGTTTAATCTGCCACAGAAGCGTCCTCCGACCACAAAGAGCTTCATGTTCTGATGAATGACTCTGACCTCTGATCCGGGACTATTTTTAAAGTTTCTATTCGGAGCCATTTCTTCTGCTCTGAGTCTCGTACCACAAAAGAATATtgttcaacacacacaataGCTTTGTGTAATGTATGTTACTCAGAGTTAAACGGTacctggaaacaaacaaacaaacacattccatGACGAGCAGAGAGTCTTCGCCCTCATGTTTCACGTATGAGTAACAACGACGTCTTTGAGTCCAGACAACatatcaacattttttaaaacatttgttaaaCCCTAAGCCCTATCTCATAATAATTGATTATTAGTTTGTTATTAATTTGCTAAATGGCCCAAACCTTTCCAGGAAATATTTCTCACAATTTGGCCAAAGCTCAGTGAAATTatctgaaaaggaaaaaacgGTAGCAAGGATATAATTTCCTCTACAAACTTATCACTAACAAATGTTCATCTTTACTATAACTTCTTTAATAAGACGTTTTTGTCCCTCGTGGCCTCTATCAGAGAGTTTGCTGTGTCTGCTTCATGAACCCATGGCCCCAATTGTGCTGTTGTTGAACTCATGCAAGCAAAACTCATGCAAATACAAGACTAATAATAACCAGCGTAGGGAAAGATGCATTTCTATGTGATAAGAATAGGATGTAACATcctgattgacagatgagacggacacgtgattggtcgagcactcGTTTTGGCAGAAGCTTCATTCTTTCTGCATTCGCTCGATCTCGACTCGTCCAGCTTGATGGCCACCGAAGTAgcagagatattttggcttcattaaTGTACAGAGGGAGGAAGCATATGGATATTGCATGAATCCTTTTAAAGACAGtttcatatttacatacatgaacatgaacacacaggTATAAAGCATAGGGCTGGCTGCTGAGACCAGAAATTAGGTCAAATCAGCCGATAGTCACAAGACATAATCAAAATGCATAAGAACTtgttatattaatattgatTAAAGCTCTATTGCAATAATTACTGGTATTGTTTCATGGCCCAGCCCTAGAAAAACACCAGCATCCAACAAGCATGATTTCATAACACAGTAAGCAAATAGGTTTGCATATCGTCTTTCTAAGCACACAGCAGCCCAACGCACACAGATCATCCTTCTGACCTCGAGTTGAGCTGCTGATACAGCTCAACAGGCTCTGAGCTCATCAAGGAAaaagctgctctgctgccttTAAAAGGAAATGAGCCGGACCAGGGAGAGAATGAGTCGACTTCACATTAAAACAAGATTACACAGCAGAAAGTAAATTATTTGTGAACGTAGGAATGAGATGACTGGTGCAGAATCCAGCAGAAGGTCTGCACGTGCATGAGTTTGCATCCAGCGGCTTCTTGCACACGGGACGTGGTCATTTGAAGTTTGCAgtatgaaaataagaatttagtATTTGCAGCCCCTCATCAAACCCTTAAGGATAAAACTGAAGCGATACTGAAAGTAACCGGATGGATCACACCGAGCAACAAGTGTCGGTGGAGTCACGACCACACGGCCAGTTCTCGGAACCAAACATGGAAACAACGTATGTGTGaactgtgttttcacagcaCTGCCTTGAGACCCATTTAGATGTGTTTAGCTCAGAAGCACTTGTGCCCGATAGAGGAAGGATCTGAGCAGACACCCTGAGGGAAGTCTGCACCGATGCATAAACAAGTGGTGTACATTCAGACAGCTGAGCTCGGTCTGCAGGCTCAGGTTTAATTAAAGGACTCTCTGTGCAGCTCGCTCTCTAattcttcagcagcagctccagaaacCCTTGTGATGTTTAaactctttttttgtgtgtacatgtgaagAGAAGAGCAACAACCCGCTCTGCTTCTTTAATGCATTGCAGTGTGGCTTCAGATGCTGAGGACTCGGCCTATCTCTGCATCTCAGGGTCCAAATTCTGAGTATTGACGACTTCCAGAGAGTTACTTGCAGCAGAGCACTTCTGTTAAAGATAAACTTGTGCGTCAGCTGACTTCCCAGaaactgttgctttttttttttaaatccggGGGCGGGCTGTTGCTACGAGGAAGTGCAGAGACTGGGGACCGATGCTATTGGCTGTTTTCAGAAGGCCGTTCCTCGCAGCTCAAGTTACCAAAGGGCAAATAAAACTGCAGCAGGTCTGTAAACCAAGGAAGCTTCTGTGTGGCCAAACCTTGAGCAACGCATTCATGAAGAAACAGAGTTAATCAAGAACTGAAAGTGATCTAAACTTATTCTGTAAAGTTCTCTCTTGCATTTCTCTTGTACTGAAAAGGCCCAGATCCTCAAAAAAGTCAAAAGAAAACCACTTGTTTCCTTTTAAGGTCAACATTGAAGTAaagtttatgtatttttaaagcaCAGAAACTATGCATAAGTATTCAAATGTAACTCCAGTCCTGAACAATACTCTTTCTTCTGGGATTTGCCACTTCCTGAACATAATCAATACTCTGAGAACTGCGTGGGTGTGCAGACAGGTTTCATACCACACCTTGAACTTAGGAATGCATTCAATGAGTTCAGAGCTGCACTGTTTCCCTCCTACACGGCCGAGAATCCACTTCTACAGACGAGCTCAGAACCACAAGGGATGATTTACACTTTTaacacaaaccacctgcagGAAGAGAACGTGGCGGACGTGTAGTTCTCGAACAGAAGAAGTGTTTGGGGTTTGTCCCCGAGTCTGGCAAAGCTAACGAACAAAAGGTCTGAGGCTGTTGTCTTGGTACCGCAGACGAGTGGAGCAACACCAAGTGTTCAACCCCCTCGGTGCTCAGGGAAACTTTAACACATCAGACTCAGATCCACTGTGTTCAACGTCCATCCCATCCTTCCATGACCAGGACACTGATCCTCAGAggatgtgtggggggggagctggagccaaacTGACCCTCTGACCGTAGTTaaactgtttaataaaaaataaacaccacAGTATTTACCTCTTCTGGTTTGGACCATTGTAACTCGCTCTACTTGTCTGACTCGGCAAAGTTGACATAAATTACAGTTGATCCAAAATGAAGGCGCCAGACTCAGacagtaaaaaacacaacagcaagaGCTGAGTCACTGGAAAACTTCTGTTCTTACCCAAggagtttgtttctgtttgttggcACTGGACAGATTACAAAgcaacttggtggaaggatgtggtttgagTCCGAGAGGAACTGtgaatattttagtttttcaacattttcattttttttctgtgaataaTCAATGGATCTTTATGAATGAAATAAAGAGAACTCTTACATATTTAGAGAAACGATATTCACTGTGTTGGTGTTGGATTTGGTGCAGCTCAGTTTGAGCTCTACCAAGTGATGGGTGCTGTAGTTATAAATACGCCGTTAGTCACCTAATAAATCTATTTTGAAACAATTGAAATAGTGTGACCCCTGTTGCACTTCTTgtcatcaatatttaatattgttCTATTTTATTGGGCTCgttttaatattctttttaatttaaaagctgttttcctTCGTCTTATGAAGCTCTTTATAAGTTTGTTttgtgctatataaatatagttgATCATTGAACTGTTTGAGTATTTAAACAGCATGTCAGGGATTTGCCTGATGGTGCTGTCCCTCGCAATAACGCACAGCCCTGTTATCAAGTTCCCCATTTCTGGTTTATTGAATTTCGTTATTTGAACTTTGACgcagctgcagtttgtgtgCGAAGCTGAAAAGGTAGTTATCACATCCTCCTGCTGCCATTTGCATAACCTCCCATCTGGTCACTGATAAACTCAGATGGACACACGGCTGCATACAGGTGGAATTCAAGGGAAAGCATTAAACCTCCAGTGGGAAGGATAAGACTCACTAATAAACTGGTAACCAGCATCGAGGTTGTTCAAAGACCTGGTGCACTTTGCATATTCGGCCCCAAGACACAGCAGCTCTGTTTTCTGCACCCCCACCTCCCTCAATCCTCTGGTGTATGGTGAAAACTGTTCTATGAAATTGCCTCATCCTCCAGTCCCCACTGTGTCGCAGCCTGTTTTTTTCCCATTGAACCTTGTCggggtaaccagggtggtggcTCACATCACCAGCCGCAGGAGGCCTGGAGGAGGCCTGCTGCGGCTCGTCACCATGGAGAGACTCCACTCCATTTCCTCCCAAGACCTTGGTGAGACCTGGTGTTTGGCCTGTAACCCGAGACAACGGGAGGATCTGAACAAACAAGGGCGCAGCCGCGAGTCGCCAGCGAGGATTCCCCCGGCCTCGGGCCCGTGTGGTCCACATCAGAGGATTTCATAGTGGGAGCTGAGCCTCCACCAGAGTGGGCTGCAAACATGTAAATATGAGTTATTAAAAAAGGTGATCATGTAGAAAAGTTTGGACTGGAACCATTATGTTCTAGTGGAACTCACTCACTTAAAAACATACCTGAGGCTTGTGGGTAAATAAAATGGCGGAAATGTCCAATGAAagcactgaacacacactgtgaataTTTAAAGACCAATTATGTGTCATATTTGATTAAGTCACCAGTTTCCAGGCAGCTAAATAACTGTTGAAACACAGGAAGAAGACGTTGTTATGAAATTTTGAGGATGTTGTGAACCGCTTTTCACCCGTTTCACAacctcgctgctgctgctgttgcagcCGTGCACACAACTGCAGAAAAACACGCCAGCACTCACAACCTGCAGCTGAGCAACGGATGCAGCTGAGAGCTCAGTGCAAGGGGGGGGTCACCACAAAGTCTAATTTCTAGGAAACGCTAGCGAGCGCTCCATTTTGAGCTGTGGCGTGAAAGAGCATCAGGTTGAAGAGTGCGGAGGTGTCAAGTTTAGCGTGGGGCGATTTATTGTCAGCACAACACAACCAgaacaaaacccaaagatttctacaacctgaagaagaaaagtcacaacaaaaaaaaagtgtcagaGAAGGTGAAGTCATGTGAATTATATTTGCGTTTTATTTTTCAGTAGCTTTAAACTGGATTTTGTACTATTAGTTATTGTCCTCTCTCAAGTCAGCTTGTGGTGCAGAGGAAGAGCCcaatctgctgcttcagcctcggTGCTCGTGCGGTTCACACGGGAACGCTCCcggttctgctgctgccacgAGTCCGGCTCGGGGGTCGCTCTCCTCCCGGCAGTTTCCCAACCAGGAAACAAGAGCTACACTCACGCAAATTCACCCCCGCCTCCCTTCACACACGCCCGCCTGCTAACACCCTCACTGTCAGGGAAAGGTTTCATAATTTGGAAAAGATgtaaacaataagaaaaaaaaaacaatctaaatcaaaaaaaaaggaagattaaaaagaaaaaacgacTTCCCATTACCATTCAAATCTGTTGCATAGAATCAATGTACACGTTTTTAGAAAAATAATTTgctttgtaaattaaatatctgcTTCTTGTTTGATGGTATTCCGGGAGTTGGGGGGGGAAATTATACAAAGCCGACAGTGACCGCGAGCTTgttgtgtgggtgggtgggtggggggggtgaagggaGTCCAAGGAGGGTAAAGAAGATAAAAGTAACCACTGGTGTGTGATTGCTTTATCACGCGAGCTCCAGTTGAGCCGCTAATTCCATCTTCTTTGTCCAACCCAGAAGGGTTTGAATGTTCAAAAGAGAAGGAGCTTCCATCATTGTGTGGGACACCAAAGTCCCCAAGAGTCCAAGTTCACCTGATCAACAGGGCCAGCGCCCCGATGCCGGCAAACCCAGCCAGGCCCAGCAGCGTGTTCCTCACCGTGGCCTCAGGGTTGGAGACTCTGAAGAACTGCACAAACCCGTCCTGAGGAGAAGAATTTAAAGAACCAGATAAGTTCCCTGTCTTCaaaggacacacaaacaagcctTTGTTGCACAATGAGAGCAGTTACGCAACCCCACTGGTCTGCTGCACCCTTGCATTAGTCAGCACTCACCCAGGAGTTGTTCTTCACCAGCCAGTCCCTCTGGTGGGTCAGCAGGTAGGTGGAGATCTCCTGGCCCACCAGCTCCACGCTGTTGCCCGGgcccctcttcttctccaggtGCTGGCACACCACGGCCCCGAAGGCCACCAGGCTGGCGATCCGGCCCCAGTTGGTGGTCCCGTCGTTGAACAGGCTGGAGGCCACGTCGCCCACGAAGCCCACGTCGTCCGCCCGGTTGTCTAGCGATAGTTTGTTGAGCATCcctagaagaagaagagagagagaggcagacttCCGGTTAGGGAACGGCTCAACTGACACAGCAAAATCAGCATTAATTATCAATGCAAAAGCTTTAACTGGGTTCCATGGGAGATGAGGTTAACAAGCTTAACATAAAAGCACTTTAACATGTTTTACATAGAAGCCTTTTAACACACAGCAGCCCCTGCAGCATGGAGCCTGCAGCCCCAGTGAACCCAGCAGCTCCGGAGGAAGAACCCACCATTATACGCGTATCTGTGTTTCTCCAGCAGATCGTCCACGACCCTCTTCATGGTGGCCAGCGCTTTGCTGTCCCCCCAGCTCGAATCCTTGTGGGACACGAAGTCCTCGAGCAAGCGGCCGATGAGCTGCCGGGTGTCGGCCTCCAGCCCCTCGGCCTCCAGCCCCTCGGCTCCGGCCGGGCAGCGGTCCCCGTCCTCCGGGGAGTCCGGCCCCGGGCTGGAGGGCAGCGAGCCTTCCTCCGGGGCTCCGTCGCCCCGGCAGCTCTTCACCTGGAACACGGTGCTGCCTGCGGTGACCTGCAGGCTCTTCGGCCGCCTCGGGCCCTCCGCTGTGCCCCCGTTTTGTTCAACTATCCGCGGGGAGGAATTCACCCAGGAGCCGCATTTCATCGGTCCGTCCCCGACTCCATTTTGGAACAGGCAGCTCGTGTCTCCAGTTGCGAATTTAAAGGTGTCCGGCCTCTTGGATGGTAGTATGTTCATTCTCTTGGTTGCTGGGAGAATCTTCTGCAATGATTATGAGTTTTAAAAAAGGTTATTAATTTGGAGCTAGCTGAGGAAACAAGAAGCTAGCTGGGATCTAAAAATCACCCATTGTCTCTAGGAGGAGATCGAGGAGCGGAAGTGCCGCGCTCTATATATACATGTCAGTTGGTGTGTGGGCGGAGCCAAGAGTGCGTCACGATTCGTCACCACTTCCGCAAAGCCAACgtctatttttttaaatcgtttttttttaaatttcggaATGTAAACAATAATAGCACACaacaaatagagagagagggagctgaaCTTATCTGTTAAAACATGAATGTGAGGAATTAATTgagatttgtatttttccattacatCACAGTTTCTTAAGCATTCATAAAGAAAAGTACATTCTTTCTCAATGACATAGTAGTAATACATTATGAAGCACTCTTATTTTGTTTACCTCGTAGGACTTTAAACCATTACCGGCAAATAAAATTGAAGTTATATTACGGcgtcacaaataaagttatttaatcTACATACATTATTAAGTCAATTGTAACtgactcacttcctgttctcGAGAAAACAAAGGAATAGGCGAGGCCCTATGATTAATTTACAGCACATTACATGAATAGTTATTCTATTACTGTACCTGTTCTCTGTGTACTCACAATTCTTGCTTTTTAAACGAACTTTATCTTTCTTCCTTCCCCTTCTTCTTTCACTCACTTTGTTGATGCACCGAAACCAAACGAGGCAGCAGGTGGCGCTATCTCTGACTCTACATTCAGCTTAATAAATCTGCTCTTTGCGACAGACTCAGACATCAAAGGCATTTAAGATCACTGACATCAAAGCCAACTTTCTCGAAGTTCTTACCTTAATGAGTCCTTTGAAGTGTTATTATATAAAGCCTGAGCAgagttaaatattaaatcacaAACAAGTGATATTCTTTGAGTTTAACCGTGTGATACACACCATGAATCATTCAGTATTTCAAGTGATCCCCATTTAACTTGTTACTGATCATCACAAATCCTTATTGACCTATTTCCTTTGTTACCTTTTTGAATACAAATAATTTTTTGC from the Limanda limanda chromosome 11, fLimLim1.1, whole genome shotgun sequence genome contains:
- the mcl1b gene encoding induced myeloid leukemia cell differentiation protein Mcl-1b, encoding MNILPSKRPDTFKFATGDTSCLFQNGVGDGPMKCGSWVNSSPRIVEQNGGTAEGPRRPKSLQVTAGSTVFQVKSCRGDGAPEEGSLPSSPGPDSPEDGDRCPAGAEGLEAEGLEADTRQLIGRLLEDFVSHKDSSWGDSKALATMKRVVDDLLEKHRYAYNGMLNKLSLDNRADDVGFVGDVASSLFNDGTTNWGRIASLVAFGAVVCQHLEKKRGPGNSVELVGQEISTYLLTHQRDWLVKNNSWDGFVQFFRVSNPEATVRNTLLGLAGFAGIGALALLIR